The DNA sequence AATCACCATCACAGAAAAGCTGGAACCCCCTGAAGAGGTTCCAGACCTTGAGGGACTCTCAGAAGATGGTAAAATGATCCGCATAACCTCCTCCTCTGCAGATATGAGCTCAGAGTTCATACTCAGGGGCACCAGCTTCAGCAAAGCGGATCTCAGGGCTGTCAGGCACATCTCACAGTACTATATGCTGGCTGTAAAGCAGATCAGCTACAGGAGGAGGATGAATGAGCACTGGAACCACCTCAGGCTCATAAATATCATACTCAAGCTGGCTGATACAGAAGACCCTGAATTATTCCTCAGGGGAGTCCTTGATTTCATAATCAGATGCCCTGAATTCAATGGGGGATCAGCATACCTTGACCCAGATTTAAAGGTTGAGAGGGGATTGATACCTCCAGACAGCATTCCAGATACAGAAGGTGTCCTGGTGGATGGAGAAATCATTGAGATACCCCTGAGTGTGGATGGGGCTGTAAGGGGTGTCTTAAGGCTCCAGGCAGCATACAGTGACGTTAAAGAAAAAACTGAGTTCCTGGAGGTACTTGGAGGGGAAATATCCGATGGTCTGCAGCGGATAACCATGCGAAATCAGCTCAGGGAATCCCTCCGTGAGAAGGAGGTCCTGCTGAGGGAGATACACCACCGGGTCAAGAACAACCTCCAGATAGTGGCAAGTCTGCTGTCCCTCCAGACAGCATATACAGACAACCAGGAGACCCTCAATGTCCTCAGGGATAGCCAGATGAGGGTCAGGGCCATGGCAGTTGCCCATGAGAAGATATACAGGTCAAGCAGCCTGTCCATGATAAACGTTGGAGACTACCTCAGGGCAATCGCAGAGGAGATGACCACCCTGCAGTCCACCGGTGGGCTCCTTGTGGATCTCGATGTCCACTACGATGATATAATGGCCGAGATGGACAGGTGCATCCCCCTGGGCCTGATAACCAATGAGATAATCTCCAATTCAATCAAACACGCCTTCACAGGGGACAGGGGCAGGATAGTGATCTCACTCAAGAGGGAGGACGATCTTGGTATCCTTGAAATATCAGATAACGGCAGGGGGCTCCCTGAGGACTTCAACATTGATGAACTGGAATCACTCGGAATGCAGCTTGTATCAAACCTTGTGATGCAGATTGGGGGTGAACTGGAATATGGAAACAGGGATGGTGCATTCTTCAGGGTCACGTTCCCACTTGAATGAACTATTCCACCCTTCCAGCGCCCCTGAGCATCAGGGACCTTTCTATCCTGGCTATGAAGTACTTCATCCTCAGGATCTTATCCGGGCTTGTGGATATACCGTCAACACCCATCTCAACAAGTCTCCTGACTAGCATGTAGCTGGTTGCAGCGTATCCAGCGGCGTAGACATTCACACCACCCTCATGACAGGCGCCTATAACATCTTCCACCAGTCCAAGCACTGCATGGTGTGAGAGGTTAAAGAGGCCGGCCACGCGGGTGCTTCTGCGGTCAACTGCAAGGCTGCACATTGTGAGGTCACTCATGCCAAGGGATATGAAATCAGCGCCAGCGGCCAGGAGTTCATCAATCTGGAGGGCCACCGATGGTGTCTCCACTGATGCCCCGACCACTATATCCCTGTGGGGCGTGATTCCTGACTCCTCCAGGAGTTCAACTGCAGTCACGTACTCATCCACGTCCCTGAGAAATGGGAACTTAAGCTGGAGGTTCCTGTAACCAGAATCCAGGAGGTTCCCCAGGGCCTCAAATTCAGCCATCAGGATCTCAGGTTCCATCAGGTCCCTTGTTATGGCCCTCATCCCAAGGAACGGGTTCCTCTCAGAGGCTTCGAAGGAGCCCCTGAGATTTGTGAGCTCATCAACAGGGATATCGAAGGTCCTGAATATGACGGGTTTAGGGTGAAAGGCCTCAAGTATCTCCCTGAGCCCCTTCTCAAGGACTCCTGCCAGTTTTCCCTCTTTCAGGAGGAGGTGGGGGTGTTTCCCGGTCTCTATCACCATATTTTCTATCCTTACTGAGCCGACACCGTCTGCGAATTCAGCCACCTTTGGTGCCAGCCAGGGAAAGTTGAGGTTTACCATGACATCGGTGGCTGTCTCATGGAAACCGGGGGTATCCTCAGCCTTCACCCAGTCCATCACCCCGCGGTAGATCCCCCCTGTTTTTCCATCAACAGTTACTATCATACCTTCACGGAGGACCTCAGTGGCAACCTCTGTTCCAAGGACACAGGGTATGCCAAGCTCCCGGAGGGTTATCGCGGCGTGACTTGTGAGGCCGCCGTAGTTTGCTATGACAGCGCCTGCCCTCCGGATCTCCGGTAGCATGTCCCGGGATATCTTCCTGAAAACAGCCACCTCTCCCCATTCAAGGTTCCTCGCGTCCTCGAGGTTCCTTATTATGCGGACCCTTCCACTGCTCCTGCCTGCACCCGCACCAATACCCCTCAGAATCTGCATGAATATATATCTGTTTTATCACAGTAAAATAATCTTTTCAGTATGGTGAGGTTTCTTCTACTTTTTTGTTCACGTGAGCGCTGACATCTTTGCATGGCAAAGGGTTTCCTCTGATTTTTTCAGAGTGGATTCCTGGATTGATTACTGCCTGATGAGGAATGAGGTATGACCACGTGTGCTCTGTTGACATGTATGTTGTCTCCCTTCTGCTGCAGAAATCCCTTTCAGTATTTAAGTGTTTCGGTTTTTTGGTGTGTTTGTGTTGTTTTTCTGGTCTTTTTGGGTCTGTGTTTTGTTTTTTTGTTCTTTTTTGTGTTTGTTTGAGTACCTCGAGTCTTTTCTGAGTCTGTGTGTCTTTGTGGTGATTTTGTTTGTGTTTCTGGGTTTGTTGGTGGTGCTTGAACTTGTCGTATATAGTGAGGAGAAACAATTCTATCCGAGGTGATTTTATGTGTAATGAAATGGATAATGGTAGAATATATATTATTACGAGGCACCAGAGTACTGTGCACTGGATACTGGCTAAACTGAATGGTAAGGGCCTTGACCGGGACGTCTTCGTGACTGGTCATCTTAGTAATGAGATGATGCTGAGGATGAGAAAAGGTGATATTGTTTACGGTATTCTCCCTATCCACCTGATCCGGAGGTTACTCCGTAAGGGTGTTGAGTACTTCCATGTGGTTCTCCCTCATGTCCCGTATGAGCTTCGTGGTAAGGAGCTGACTCTGAAACAGGTTAAGGAGTTTGGTGGTCAGATCTGGAAGATTGATGATATTAAATGTTTTAAGGTTTGATGAATAATGGTTCGAATTAATGGATTACCTCTTTTTGGAGTCATCGGTGTTATGGGATTATTTATGGTTGATGAAGCTTTTGTTGATGTTTTTTGAGTAGGTGGAGCTGTTAAAGATGGTAGATTTAGAAAGACAGAATAAGTTACCGGACGGGTTTATGTCATGTCAGATATTGATGATGAAACGGCTGATGTACTGGTGGAGCTAGTTAATGAGTATGAATATGAACACCTGCTTGATAAGGAATCAGTTAATGATGGATGGAAACGTTTCACTGAGGCATTCTATGATGATAATAAGGAGATGCTGTGTGATACGGCATTTAATTATGTTATAGATGGTATGCCCGATGATGGGATTAGAGAGGTTTTTAGTAGGACCTACCTGGATAACAGGGAGTACATTATTTCATCCTTCAGGTATGATGAAGACTTTATTGCATATTTTGATGCAGATTATATGGATCTTGATCTGAGTAACGTGGATTTAGGGGATTTTGATCCTCTAATGGTCAGGTCATGGTTTATTGATATGTTGCTACCTGTTGCACTGTATATCACTGAGGTCATGGTTGATTTTTCTTATGATCTGGAGTCGTATTGTAGCGTCTACACCTTTACGGTTGAGGACGGTGAGATTGTTGATGTGGAGTTCAATGAACGGTTTATTGATGGTGAAGGTATGATGGACCTATCAGAGCACAGCCTCTTGGAGAAACTGGATGAAATAAAGAACCCCTTCGACATGAACAGGAGAATGAGAAAGATCTGCAGCACAGATGTGGGGCGGGAAGAGGCACTCAGAATGTCTTATTTCTTTGATTGTGTTGATTGTGAGGTCAAAGTGGATATCCTGAAGTACACCTTTGATTTCCTCTGCCGGCTGGCACCCGATGAGACAGCCTCATATTACATATCAAAGGCAAGAGATCACATGTTTGAGATTTACCAGATAGAATGATTCTCTGACGCGGAAAAAACGCAGATAGATGGATTTATTACAGAATAAGAAGTGGTTGCCAGCATATTCAGGATCTCTAAATTAGATCATCATGATCCCGGTGAAAAGCCTCTCATTCAGATTTTCTGGAGGATCTGGCTTCAATGAAACTTAAAATATACTCTGAATAGAGGTCGAAGTCTTCAAGGCGGTTTGCAAGGACCTCTGCAATTATGGCAGGGTCAACATCCGTATACATGTGGACAAGAATGTTTCTCAGACCAGCAGCTTCAGAGAATCGCTCTGCAAATTCATGTGGAAGTATTCTGTGCTTTTCAAGGATCTCAATGATGTCTCTGTAGGTCTCGGGCTTTTCAAGATCCTCCATTGAGATAATAATCTCCCCAGTATCCAGAGCAGATTCAATGGCAAGCTGGAGGTTTCTCTCAATTGCAGATCTCAGGAGGTAGTCCTCTGAAAGTTCTCTTTCTGATGCCCTGTGTTCTTTAAGGAACTCAACATAGGAGTTCATGATCTTTATTCTATTAGCGACCCTCTCAATATCATTCATGGCTGTCGTCTCTCCTTTCAATGTACCTGGATACCCATCTCCTGTCATAGTATCTTCTATCCAGGTACCTTGAGAGTATGTAGTGTTCAAAGTCAACCTTCACGGACTTATTTTCAATTAAAGGCTTTCTAGACTTTATTATTTCATAATTAAGATTTACAGGAGCATCATTCATTATTACAAGGTCAATCCTGTCAGATTTGAGCAGAGATGTAAGTTCTGATATTAATTCAAGTTTCACCTTGGACCTTTCAACCCTATCCAGATCATCATCAAGGAGTACTCCGATGTCAATGTCACTTAGAGGTCCTCCCCTTTCAGATGCCATCGAACCGAACAGGTAAGCCATCTTAACCTGAGCCTTATCTTTAAAGTAGCGCCTCAGCATCTCCATGACATCTTTCATGTGATTCCATATAAGGCCGATGCCATATACAATTTTCGTCGTGAGCACTAGATGGACTCTGCACCTGCAGTAATCGGATGTTGATATGGCTGTTAATTAAATAAATGATATAGCTCTTTATTCTCTATTTAAGAAGTTTTTCGTGGAAGGAATGTAAATCTCTGTATCTGCATTCAGTTACTGAAAAAGTAGAACTGGAGGATTCAGTAGTCAATGTAGTCAAAGCGGCTCTCAAGTATCATAACGATTGCAAAGCCAGTGATGGCTATTACAGCCGATATTATGATTGAGTAGGTATCAACCATTGATATCTTGTTGTAGGGCAGCCTGAGGGTGCCTATCATGAGCCCCACAAGGAATGACATGGTGATGGCCTCATGGTTCCTGAGGAGGTAGTCGAGGACCCTCGAGAAGCTCATTATACCTATGGCCGCACCTGCAATGAAGGTCACAATTTCAACTATGGCCAGCCTGTTAAGAACCCCGAGCATGTACTCGTACTGGTTCAGGAGAAGGAGAAGAAAGGCTCCTGATATACCTGGCAGTATCATGGCGCATATCGCCACAAAACCTGATATGAAGATCACTGGCAGGGTATGGTTTGCCTGTATAGGGTTAAGGCCCACAAAGAGGTAGGCGAATATCAAGCCTGCTCCACCGGCTGCAAGATTCTTAACCGAAAGGCCATTGATCTTCTGGTAGACTATGTATGCCGATGCAAGTATTAGGCCTGAGAAGAAGGCGTAGGTGTATGCTACGTAGTTTGTTATGAAGAAAAGTATGACCTTGGACAGCGTCAGCATGGCGAATGCTATACCTGTGAGGAGTGGTATGAAGAGTTCAAAGTCAACCTCATCCCTCATGGATTCCCGGGCACCTGCAAGGTCACCCCTGAGGAGTGGCTTTATGAATCCAAATTTTATGCTGCTTATCGCATGCACCAGCCTCTCATATATACCTGTTATGAGTGCTATGATCCCTCCTGAAACCCCGGGCATCACATCCGCGCTTCCCATGAAAAGTCCGCGAAGGAATATTGCCAGAAAACTCCTGAATTTTTCATAGTAATCCATCAGAATCCTCCATCCCTGGAATTGAAGAAGATATTTATGACCTTCAAGCATATAAAGATGTGGTATTTTCAGTAGTCGGGCCTCAGTCACCAGACCTCTGAGGAGTGCTTCCTCAGAACCTCGACTATACTGTTCACCTTACCCTCACCGAGCATGAGACGGCTTCTTGATATGTGGTCGGGGATCTGGCAGGGCTTCATTATCAGGCAGTATTCGTCATCCTCGATGATGGTGCAGGAGCTGTTGATGAATGCCACAATTGCATTTACCCATGAGACGTAGATGTCCTCTGATTCAAGGAACTCCTTGAGTATGGCGGCATTTCTCTTTGACTGGATGGATGGTGATCTTATCTCCTCCTTCCTGAGGTCGTCATCCAGGAACCAGCGGTCACCCCTCACTATATAGTTTCCTGAGTAGGATTTTGTCTCGATCACATAGACCCCTGTGGGCCCCACAACAACGTGATCGATGTTTCCGTGGGCACCTGGCAGGTGAACGTCGTTGAAGATGTGATATCCTTGCGGGAGCCTTCTGAGGCAGCTGGCCACTATGAGTTCACCCACATAACCTTTTGTCCAGCCCATACCCCTCATTTCACCTGTCCTCATGATTGCAAGGGACAGTAACATGATGGTAGGGCCGGCCAGGACCAGAATTATGGCCCATTTAAGACCTGTGATTAGAAGTAGTATGCCTGAGGCGAAGGTGATTGCAGCCAGAGGGAGGGCCCAGTGCCCCATACCCGAGAGCCTCCAGTACCTCTCAGCCTTCTTCTGGGTGTGGGTCCTCTTAAAGGATTCTGGAACACTCTTTGTCAGGTTACGGTACTCGTTGAGGCTGTTAACGTAGAGTAGAAGTGACCCGCACTCGTCGCACATGTAGAATACCCAGAATTCCTCTTCAGAGTTGATCTGCCAGTAGTGGTTACAGTTCTCACATATGAGGTAGGCCATGATATCACTTAAAGACGATTTCCATTCTTAGTTATCGGAGGAGTTCATTATATCTTTTTCCTTGAGGGCGGTTTTGTGATTACATAACAATATGCTTGATGCATGATAAAGGCGCAGGTTCTAAGGGTGATACTGGTCATGAAATCTGGGTGAAGAGGGTTTCTGTTTAATCCTCTGGTTCATGCAGTGGTAGTGTACCTGGATAGATCTTTATGTAATCTTCAGAGTGAGAACATTACTTAGAACATTCCGATATACTGATCTTTATGTAATCCTATGAGGGTACCCAACCGTATATTGGCTCCATGTAGAATCTGGCCTTTATTTTTTCCTGCGACTATTGCCATCCCATGATTTTGTTTCTCTTTAGCAATCCTGCAGTCATCCTTTAAACCTGGTTTTGCATCAGAACTGAAGAGCAGAAGGGAAAACGGCCCCAGATTCTAAAGTTTTATAAGTGCCGGAGACCAAGTTTATGTAAGGGGTGTAATCTTATGGTTGGAAGGAGACCCGGAGGAGGACTTAAAGACACGAAACCCGTTGTTGTCAGACTCTACCCTGATGAAATAGAGGCCCTTAAAAGCAGAGTCCCGGCAAATACAAGCATGAGTGCCTACATCCGCAGGATAATTCTCAATCACCTGGAAGATGATTAACAACTATTTTTTAATTAGTAATATCATAATTTTATCCATCATTTAATTTTTATCTGGAGGCATTGCAATCGGTGAAGGTGCTGTAAGGTGGTGATGTATATCCTCTGATGGTCCTGACCGGGACTCCATCACACCATTCCTGATAGGTGTGAACTTAAAGTGAAAGTCCTTCATGGATTTGTGTCACACCTTCAGTTCGACCTTTTAATTTTTGCAGGGTAAAGTTGTGCGGGAATTGGGTAATTAAACCGTTCAGTATATATGGTGCTGGTGATTTACACCCATTTGAGACCATTTTCATTTTTCATGCTAAACTCAGAATAACCTTCGTTAAACGATAATATAGCGAAGTTGAATATTTCCTGTTCCTCCAATTTTCGTGTCATGGGGTAGAGAGTATATGTTTATCAGAACTCATTAAATTCGGAGGCTGACATACCATGTTCACCCCCTCGAGAGAGGAGTATGTATTTATCAGAGAATCGGAATGATGTTTTTCTGTTTCCTTTAGGGTTCAGGTGGCAGGGAGTTTTTCTGATTCTTATGTAACAGGAATCTATGTCACAGTTACATAAGGACTCTCAGGATCCTGCAAAACTCATTCATCGGTTAGCGAAAAATCATGAGACTTTAACATGAAGGCATGAAATTTCTTTCAGTTCTTGCTTTATCTGGTTATCCGCCATGGCGTATCAGTTCCAGCAGTATTCCATTTCTACTTTATCGCTGTACCAGAATGTTACACAGGGAAGCTTATCCTGAACTCAGTGCCATGATCCCGTCTGATGGTGAGGGTTCCATCCAGCTGCTCGGTGAGTATACTCACCAGGCTGAGACCCAGGGTATCAGTGTTCTCAGGCTCAATATCCTCAGGTAAACCAACACCATCATCAGCAACCACCAGCGAAACATCATCATCATGGGATCTGATCCTCACCGTCACACTGCCGGTCCCATCAGGGAAGGCGTACTTGACACTGTTTGTCACAAGCTCATTTATTATGAGGCCAAGGGGTATCGCAGTGTCAATATCTGGTTTTATGTCATCAACTTCAATAACCTTCCTTATGCTGCTCCCATGGGAGATGATTATATCCTCCACCAGCCTCTCTACATAGTCCCTGAAGTTGATGCTGGCAAGGGATTCTGAACGATAGAGGTGCTCATGTATCATTGCCATCACCTTTATGCGTCCCTGGCTTTCCATCAGCACATCGCGGACCTCTTTACCCTCTGTTCCAAGGCTCTGGAGGTTCAGGAGACTTGATATTATCTGGAGGTTGTTCTTGACCCGGTGGTGCACCTCCCTTAAGAGGAGTTCCTTCTCACTGAGGGATCTCCGGAGATTCTCCTCAGCCTCCTTGATTTCCGTGATATCCACCATGGAGGTCACGCTTTTCGCGGTGCCCGGGATCATGCCCACTATCATCTGCATGTGCCTGACTTCACCGTGCCGGTTTTGAAATCTGAAGGTGTACCTTCTAGGTGCGAGGCGCGGATCCCTCCTTCGGATTTTATGATACTCCATCATCCTTTCAAGGTCCTCGTCCACCACGAACTCGGTCCAGCTCTTTTTCCCCTCTATCTCATCCCCTGAGTAGCCGCTCAGTCTCTCAAATTCTCTGTTGGCAAGGATTATGGTGGTGTCCTCATCCACTATGGTGGTCGCAGCCCCGGTGTTCTCGAATATGGTCCTGTAGAGTTTTTCCTTCTCCTCGAGTTCCTCTTGAAGCTGTTTTTCCTTTGCGCGGTCCTCATAAACCGCCACCACCTCACCTGAGGGTAATCTGTACACGAAGTTTTCCCTCCAGCCACTTATTCTCTCGTCCCGGTACTCTGTGAGGGGGTAGTGCTCAGGATTTCCCGTCCTGTATACTCTCCTGAGGACATCAAGGAGTCCGAACTCCTCCACACCGGGAAACACCTCAGTCACCCTTTTTCCAAGGACATCCTCCCTCTTAATCCTCTCAGTCTCCTCAGCGGCCCTGTTGAAGTCAGTGAATAGGAAATCCTCACCATCATCCACGGCCTCATAGACTGCGACACAGGTATTGATATTCTCAAAGAGTTCTCTGTAGCGTTCCTCCTCCAGAACAAGTCTCCTGATGATAAAATCCATACACGCCTTAATTTCCTCTGTTCCAGGTGGCTTTTCAAGGCATCCATGGGGGCAGGTTACAACAACGTTCTCATCAAAGTCCAGGAGGTACATGAATGGTACCCTGATGTCGCATGAAGCCCATCGGCTGACCCTAGCAGGGGTTGTGTATATCAGTACCGTGTCGGCCTCGGCGGCTCTTTCAATTTTGTCGGCGACGGTCACCTCAACTCCGGCGGAGCTGAGCTTCTCCAGGAGATCAGACACATCGGCTTCAGTGTCCCTTACGAGAAGGATCCTGAGCATTTCTCACACGCCCTCCATGGTCTTCAATGGGATTCACATACCTATTAAGTTAATTGTGATTCTGTGTTCAGGAATGACCGGTAGGTTCCCTGTTTCCATCAATCCTCCCTGAAGGACCTCCTGGTTCTCATCTCCTCGAGGTTTGAGACTATCCTTGGAAGGTCGCCTGCGGGTATGCTCACCATGACGTCCTCGTCCCTGATCTCCATGTGCCTCCTTGACCCGGTGTCACCGAAGCCATAGGTCACCTTGCCTGTGAGGTAGGGGAGTGCAGCCATTGAACTGCATATGGGTCCTGAATCAGCCCCCAGTCCGTGTGAACCGGAATCGTAGGCATTGGCGTGGAGTATCTCCATGGCCTGCCGGGCATTGCAGATTATGAATATGACGTCCGGTTCAAATTCAGCCCTTCCGAGTGGTGCGAATATCAGGGCCCTGAATATACCCGGTTCAATGTTAAGATTGTTTCTCCAGGAGCGCTGGACTGCAGGTATGTCCCGGTAGACTCCCATGGCTGTGAGGAATGCCCCGCTTCTCATACTGGCTGGAAACTCTTTCGCGTCCCTTAACCCTGTGTACCTTGCACCCCCCATACATTCCTCCTCATCTGCAGTTGCATAGAAAACCTCCCCCTTCATGGCCTTCTCAAGCTTCTTGCAGAACCTTGATTTACCCTCCTCCCTTCTGATGTCCTGTGGCTCCCTCACTGACCACTTTATGGCCACAGGTTCATTCTCGAGCTTCAGAAGTTCCCTGAACCTTTCACCCATCGCTCTGTAATCCATTTTAGCACCTCCGAATGATATAATAATTATCTGGTTTTTTGATATATTTTATGAAAATAGCGGGTGCTCAAAAAATTTTTTTGATAGGATTGAAAGGGATGAATTCCTTGAAAAGGCTAGGGAATTCAGTGATTATGACCATGACAGCCTTGATAGAATAGGAAAGGCACTCCTTTGTATGGGGAGCAACCATCCAATGACTGTTAGGAGGGCATCCGAAATTCTTGAATGGGTTGAATCAGGAACATACAGTGAGGTCATAGAGAGACGCACCAGCGAAAAGCTGGAAACAGCTTTTAAATGTCCTGAATGTGGAACAACCCTCAGTGGCGATGAGAACTTCTGTGGAATGTGCGGATCGAAGTTATGGGGCCGATGAACCATCATTTATTCATCTTTCTGATTGCAGAGCATAAATCTGCAATAAAACTAACAGCAGTCTTCTGGCAGCGTTCCAGTCAGTGCCGCCTGATGGAACAGCTCCAGCAGTTAAGTGTGATCTGTTACGAACTTTAGGTGTTACCTGTTGAGGTACATCTGTTTGCAGATCACTGAGAGCCACCTGCATAATTAATACCGCAGTGAGACAGCAGCGTCAACTCAGTATGGATCTTTGATTAACACCGCGGTGACCTCCCATGATTTCTACAGAACATTAATAGCCGCTGAAGCTCATCTGAGACCCGTGTACTCAAGGACACTGGTCCTCTTATCACCCAGTATCTCAGAGGCCCTGGAGATGCATTCCCCCACAACCGATTCGAGGTCCTCGTCGCCGCTCCAGTACTCCTCAAGGAACCGGTAACCCATCCTCCCTGCAAGCCTATCAACCACCACGGAGCAGAGGTAGACGTCATCTATGTAGCCATGGGGGCCGAATATCTCCTCGGGTATTATATCATTGGGGGCCACAAGGTAGCCCATGGCTGCGCAGATCATCAGCCGGTCCTCTCTCTCTATATCCCTGCTCTGCAGGAGGTCTGCTAGTAGCCTGAAGAGGTCAGGGGCGTAGTCAACAATCCTATCATAGTCTCCCCGGTAACTGTTGAGGTTCTCGCGGAGTATATCATAGAAGTCTGTGAATTCCATATTCATATTATCACCCTGCGCCACAGAAGGTCCTGAACACGCACCTGCTGCAGAAGGGGTTCTTCCTGG is a window from the Methanothermobacter thermautotrophicus str. Delta H genome containing:
- a CDS encoding sensor histidine kinase; this translates as MKGVRGNLHVMVHRGDLPDSGQMILSFNDITKLRESQRKLRDEVRVRRVLSEIYPQAVSTDNLGEFTEYILDATCKVTGADGGIIRLRNVETITITEKLEPPEEVPDLEGLSEDGKMIRITSSSADMSSEFILRGTSFSKADLRAVRHISQYYMLAVKQISYRRRMNEHWNHLRLINIILKLADTEDPELFLRGVLDFIIRCPEFNGGSAYLDPDLKVERGLIPPDSIPDTEGVLVDGEIIEIPLSVDGAVRGVLRLQAAYSDVKEKTEFLEVLGGEISDGLQRITMRNQLRESLREKEVLLREIHHRVKNNLQIVASLLSLQTAYTDNQETLNVLRDSQMRVRAMAVAHEKIYRSSSLSMINVGDYLRAIAEEMTTLQSTGGLLVDLDVHYDDIMAEMDRCIPLGLITNEIISNSIKHAFTGDRGRIVISLKREDDLGILEISDNGRGLPEDFNIDELESLGMQLVSNLVMQIGGELEYGNRDGAFFRVTFPLE
- a CDS encoding putative PEP-binding protein, coding for MQILRGIGAGAGRSSGRVRIIRNLEDARNLEWGEVAVFRKISRDMLPEIRRAGAVIANYGGLTSHAAITLRELGIPCVLGTEVATEVLREGMIVTVDGKTGGIYRGVMDWVKAEDTPGFHETATDVMVNLNFPWLAPKVAEFADGVGSVRIENMVIETGKHPHLLLKEGKLAGVLEKGLREILEAFHPKPVIFRTFDIPVDELTNLRGSFEASERNPFLGMRAITRDLMEPEILMAEFEALGNLLDSGYRNLQLKFPFLRDVDEYVTAVELLEESGITPHRDIVVGASVETPSVALQIDELLAAGADFISLGMSDLTMCSLAVDRRSTRVAGLFNLSHHAVLGLVEDVIGACHEGGVNVYAAGYAATSYMLVRRLVEMGVDGISTSPDKILRMKYFIARIERSLMLRGAGRVE
- the csx16 gene encoding CRISPR-associated protein Csx16; the encoded protein is MCNEMDNGRIYIITRHQSTVHWILAKLNGKGLDRDVFVTGHLSNEMMLRMRKGDIVYGILPIHLIRRLLRKGVEYFHVVLPHVPYELRGKELTLKQVKEFGGQIWKIDDIKCFKV
- a CDS encoding type VII toxin-antitoxin system HepT family RNase toxin, whose translation is MNDIERVANRIKIMNSYVEFLKEHRASERELSEDYLLRSAIERNLQLAIESALDTGEIIISMEDLEKPETYRDIIEILEKHRILPHEFAERFSEAAGLRNILVHMYTDVDPAIIAEVLANRLEDFDLYSEYILSFIEARSSRKSE
- a CDS encoding type VII toxin-antitoxin system MntA family adenylyltransferase antitoxin, translating into MKDVMEMLRRYFKDKAQVKMAYLFGSMASERGGPLSDIDIGVLLDDDLDRVERSKVKLELISELTSLLKSDRIDLVIMNDAPVNLNYEIIKSRKPLIENKSVKVDFEHYILSRYLDRRYYDRRWVSRYIERRDDSHE
- a CDS encoding DUF368 domain-containing protein — encoded protein: MGSADVMPGVSGGIIALITGIYERLVHAISSIKFGFIKPLLRGDLAGARESMRDEVDFELFIPLLTGIAFAMLTLSKVILFFITNYVAYTYAFFSGLILASAYIVYQKINGLSVKNLAAGGAGLIFAYLFVGLNPIQANHTLPVIFISGFVAICAMILPGISGAFLLLLLNQYEYMLGVLNRLAIVEIVTFIAGAAIGIMSFSRVLDYLLRNHEAITMSFLVGLMIGTLRLPYNKISMVDTYSIIISAVIAITGFAIVMILESRFDYIDY
- a CDS encoding nuclease-related domain-containing protein, with product MAYLICENCNHYWQINSEEEFWVFYMCDECGSLLLYVNSLNEYRNLTKSVPESFKRTHTQKKAERYWRLSGMGHWALPLAAITFASGILLLITGLKWAIILVLAGPTIMLLSLAIMRTGEMRGMGWTKGYVGELIVASCLRRLPQGYHIFNDVHLPGAHGNIDHVVVGPTGVYVIETKSYSGNYIVRGDRWFLDDDLRKEEIRSPSIQSKRNAAILKEFLESEDIYVSWVNAIVAFINSSCTIIEDDEYCLIMKPCQIPDHISRSRLMLGEGKVNSIVEVLRKHSSEVW
- a CDS encoding sensor histidine kinase, producing the protein MLRILLVRDTEADVSDLLEKLSSAGVEVTVADKIERAAEADTVLIYTTPARVSRWASCDIRVPFMYLLDFDENVVVTCPHGCLEKPPGTEEIKACMDFIIRRLVLEEERYRELFENINTCVAVYEAVDDGEDFLFTDFNRAAEETERIKREDVLGKRVTEVFPGVEEFGLLDVLRRVYRTGNPEHYPLTEYRDERISGWRENFVYRLPSGEVVAVYEDRAKEKQLQEELEEKEKLYRTIFENTGAATTIVDEDTTIILANREFERLSGYSGDEIEGKKSWTEFVVDEDLERMMEYHKIRRRDPRLAPRRYTFRFQNRHGEVRHMQMIVGMIPGTAKSVTSMVDITEIKEAEENLRRSLSEKELLLREVHHRVKNNLQIISSLLNLQSLGTEGKEVRDVLMESQGRIKVMAMIHEHLYRSESLASINFRDYVERLVEDIIISHGSSIRKVIEVDDIKPDIDTAIPLGLIINELVTNSVKYAFPDGTGSVTVRIRSHDDDVSLVVADDGVGLPEDIEPENTDTLGLSLVSILTEQLDGTLTIRRDHGTEFRISFPV
- a CDS encoding DUF169 domain-containing protein — encoded protein: MDYRAMGERFRELLKLENEPVAIKWSVREPQDIRREEGKSRFCKKLEKAMKGEVFYATADEEECMGGARYTGLRDAKEFPASMRSGAFLTAMGVYRDIPAVQRSWRNNLNIEPGIFRALIFAPLGRAEFEPDVIFIICNARQAMEILHANAYDSGSHGLGADSGPICSSMAALPYLTGKVTYGFGDTGSRRHMEIRDEDVMVSIPAGDLPRIVSNLEEMRTRRSFRED
- a CDS encoding zinc-ribbon domain-containing protein, with protein sequence MTVRRASEILEWVESGTYSEVIERRTSEKLETAFKCPECGTTLSGDENFCGMCGSKLWGR
- a CDS encoding YkvA family protein; translated protein: MNMEFTDFYDILRENLNSYRGDYDRIVDYAPDLFRLLADLLQSRDIEREDRLMICAAMGYLVAPNDIIPEEIFGPHGYIDDVYLCSVVVDRLAGRMGYRFLEEYWSGDEDLESVVGECISRASEILGDKRTSVLEYTGLR